In one window of Macrotis lagotis isolate mMagLag1 chromosome 5, bilby.v1.9.chrom.fasta, whole genome shotgun sequence DNA:
- the LOC141523593 gene encoding natural cytotoxicity triggering receptor 2-like isoform X1: MMTQADPLPLLLFLLLMGSQGKMSKVQYQEGRTLIESCKYTPQRDEKRWKTWCKVQENGRWCKSLITGNSASIWQHSDQRVFLQDNTDFGLITITIPHLMVNDSGNYRCEIYDSDQNTTDVIRRIYLKVSPVTTWKTTKHSQTTTETPLTTKHFQITTEIPLTNSVIPLNISRLSHSSLFWNSSIIHALEGLIVTKGLVFTALVVLLNRCRGPGKGRSHCELSQKQND; this comes from the exons ATGATGACCCAGGCAGACCCTCTGCCACTGCTGCTGTTTTTGCTGTTAATGG GTTCACAGGGAAAAATGTCCAAAGTGCAGTATCAGGAGGGGAGGACACTTATAGAGAGTTGCAAATACACTCCCCAGAGAGATGAGAAGAGGTGGAAAACCTGGTGTAAAGTGCAAGAGAATGGAAGGTGGTGTAAAAGCCTAATCACTGGGAACTCAGCATCAATATGGCAACATTCAGACCAACGAGTCTTCCTGCAAGATAACACTGACTTTGGTCTCATCACCATAACTATACCTCACCTCATGGTGAATGACTCAGGCAACTATAGGTGTGAAATCTATGACTCTGACCAAAACACTACTGATGTTATCAGAAGGATCTACTTGAAGGTCTCTCCAG tcacaacATGGAAGACCACCAAACATTCTCAAACTACCACAGAGACACCTCTCACCACCAAACATTTTCAGATTACCACAGAGATACCGCTCACCAACTCTGTCATCCCCTTAAACATCAGCAG GCTATCACACTCTTCTCTTTTCTGGAATTCTTCAATTATCCATGCATTAGAGGGGCTTATTGTGACCAAAGGCCTAGTCTTCACAGCTCTGGTTGTTCTCTTGAACAGATGCAGGGGCCCAG GTAAAGGAAGAAGCCACTGTGAACTTTCTCAGAAACAAAATGACTAA
- the LOC141523593 gene encoding natural cytotoxicity triggering receptor 2-like isoform X2 has translation MSKVQYQEGRTLIESCKYTPQRDEKRWKTWCKVQENGRWCKSLITGNSASIWQHSDQRVFLQDNTDFGLITITIPHLMVNDSGNYRCEIYDSDQNTTDVIRRIYLKVSPVTTWKTTKHSQTTTETPLTTKHFQITTEIPLTNSVIPLNISRLSHSSLFWNSSIIHALEGLIVTKGLVFTALVVLLNRCRGPGKGRSHCELSQKQND, from the exons ATGTCCAAAGTGCAGTATCAGGAGGGGAGGACACTTATAGAGAGTTGCAAATACACTCCCCAGAGAGATGAGAAGAGGTGGAAAACCTGGTGTAAAGTGCAAGAGAATGGAAGGTGGTGTAAAAGCCTAATCACTGGGAACTCAGCATCAATATGGCAACATTCAGACCAACGAGTCTTCCTGCAAGATAACACTGACTTTGGTCTCATCACCATAACTATACCTCACCTCATGGTGAATGACTCAGGCAACTATAGGTGTGAAATCTATGACTCTGACCAAAACACTACTGATGTTATCAGAAGGATCTACTTGAAGGTCTCTCCAG tcacaacATGGAAGACCACCAAACATTCTCAAACTACCACAGAGACACCTCTCACCACCAAACATTTTCAGATTACCACAGAGATACCGCTCACCAACTCTGTCATCCCCTTAAACATCAGCAG GCTATCACACTCTTCTCTTTTCTGGAATTCTTCAATTATCCATGCATTAGAGGGGCTTATTGTGACCAAAGGCCTAGTCTTCACAGCTCTGGTTGTTCTCTTGAACAGATGCAGGGGCCCAG GTAAAGGAAGAAGCCACTGTGAACTTTCTCAGAAACAAAATGACTAA